Proteins from a single region of Nodularia sp. LEGE 06071:
- a CDS encoding alpha-amylase family glycosyl hydrolase, producing MATPIEFNLFAPHNKGAALIGSFSDWQEISMTRGDDGYFRTTVEIEDGIYEYKFRVQSNSWFFEPEQWVDVIDPYATDINGESGEDKGIVRIKDGARIVDTYVWQHDDKPLPADHELVIYELHVGDFSGGEDDKYARGKYKHVIEKLDYLCDLGINAIELMPIKEYPGSYSWGYNPCYFFATESSYGSTVELKQLIDECHGRGIRVIMDGIYNHSEASSPLTQIDHDYWYHHSPRDPENNWGPEFNYEHYDEVLDIYPARKFIGETIRFWITEYHIDGIRYDAARQIANYDFMHWIVEEAKNTAGTKPFYNIAEHIPETTSITNIDGPMDGCWHDSFRHTIMVHICGDTFDLESLKDVIDGKRQGFMGTTNVVNYLTNHDHERTMLELANRQIFDEEGFNRAKLSVAILMTSVGVPLIWMGEEFGEYRPKQPESSKIEWSLLSNDLNRQLFEYYKGLIHLRKNSHALYTENIDFIHENLEAKVLAYSRWNEEGSRVVVVVNFSENFLSSYHIPNFPCGGTWHEWTGNYQVEAGDDGMITDLGPYEAKVFVWQ from the coding sequence ATGGCAACACCCATTGAATTTAATTTATTTGCGCCTCATAACAAAGGAGCGGCATTAATTGGCTCTTTTTCTGATTGGCAAGAAATATCCATGACAAGGGGCGATGATGGCTATTTTCGGACAACTGTTGAAATAGAAGATGGCATCTATGAATATAAATTCAGGGTTCAGTCAAATTCATGGTTTTTTGAACCGGAACAGTGGGTTGATGTGATAGATCCTTACGCCACTGACATCAATGGAGAAAGTGGCGAAGATAAAGGTATTGTCCGCATCAAAGATGGGGCAAGAATTGTTGACACTTACGTTTGGCAACACGATGATAAACCTCTACCTGCTGACCATGAATTAGTAATTTATGAATTGCACGTTGGTGATTTTTCTGGTGGTGAGGATGACAAATACGCGCGAGGAAAATATAAACACGTCATTGAAAAGTTAGATTATTTATGTGATTTAGGAATCAACGCTATTGAGTTGATGCCAATCAAAGAATATCCAGGAAGTTATAGCTGGGGTTATAATCCCTGTTATTTCTTTGCCACCGAATCCAGTTATGGTTCTACTGTTGAGTTAAAGCAGCTCATCGATGAGTGCCACGGTAGAGGCATTCGGGTGATTATGGATGGTATATATAACCACTCAGAAGCGTCAAGTCCATTAACTCAAATTGACCATGATTATTGGTATCACCATTCTCCGCGTGACCCTGAAAATAACTGGGGTCCAGAGTTTAATTACGAACATTATGACGAAGTTTTAGACATTTACCCAGCACGAAAATTTATTGGGGAGACAATTCGTTTTTGGATTACAGAATATCATATAGATGGTATTCGTTATGATGCAGCCAGGCAAATTGCTAACTATGATTTCATGCACTGGATTGTTGAAGAAGCCAAAAATACTGCTGGTACTAAGCCTTTTTATAACATTGCCGAACACATCCCCGAAACTACCAGTATTACCAATATAGATGGCCCAATGGATGGTTGTTGGCACGACAGCTTCCGTCATACAATCATGGTGCATATTTGTGGTGATACTTTTGATTTAGAAAGCCTCAAAGATGTGATTGATGGTAAACGTCAAGGCTTTATGGGTACAACCAATGTGGTTAATTATCTAACTAACCACGACCATGAGCGGACTATGCTAGAACTGGCTAATCGGCAGATTTTTGATGAAGAAGGCTTTAATAGGGCTAAATTGTCAGTAGCTATTCTCATGACATCTGTTGGTGTACCTTTAATTTGGATGGGAGAAGAGTTCGGTGAATACAGACCCAAACAACCTGAATCATCCAAAATCGAATGGTCACTGCTAAGTAATGATCTAAATCGGCAGTTATTTGAATACTATAAGGGGTTGATTCATCTGCGTAAAAATAGTCATGCCCTCTACACAGAAAATATTGATTTTATTCACGAAAACCTAGAAGCCAAGGTACTAGCTTATAGTCGCTGGAACGAAGAAGGTTCTCGTGTCGTTGTTGTAGTAAATTTTTCGGAAAACTTCCTGAGTAGCTATCACATTCCTAATTTCCCCTGTGGTGGGACATGGCATGAATGGACAGGCAATTATCAGGTTGAGGCTGGTGATGATGGTATGATTACTGACTTAGGACCATACGAAGCCAAAGTGTTTGTATGGCAGTAA